From one Humulus lupulus chromosome 8, drHumLupu1.1, whole genome shotgun sequence genomic stretch:
- the LOC133797113 gene encoding senescence/dehydration-associated protein At4g35985, chloroplastic-like, giving the protein MGCFSFYTSKTPSSTMKGAPSENGYNPEIPNNIKHEVLLQIPVCRVHLVEAGEALELANGDFKFTRISDEGVSLAIIISVGNDLTWPLTKDEPVVKLDSLNYLFSLPMTDVEPPLSYGVSFPDQHRGSLATLDSLLKQNSCFSDSTTAQPQSKGVDWKEFAPRVENYNNFLAKAIAGGTGHIVKGIFMLTDAYANQVLKGGEMMQAYNGVEVKSSATKKERDNINNSGLKRVKKMSKMTDQLSKTMLDGVGIATGAVMAPMFKSQAGEKLFATGPGQVLLASLDAVNKVLDAVEVAEKQALSATSSAATREVKKRYGDEAGETTADAFATVGHIGNTAWNIFKIRKALNPASSVSTGVLKNAAKNKTNN; this is encoded by the exons ATGGGATGCTTCAGTTTTTACACCTCCAAAACCCCATCATCCACCATGAAAGGAGCTCCTTCTGAAAACGGTTACAACCCAGAAATACCCAACAACATCAAACACGAAGTCCTACTTCAAATCCCAGTATGCAGAGTTCACTTGGTGGAAGCAGGGGAAGCTCTGGAGCTCGCCAATGGCGACTTCAAGTTCACCAGAATCTCAGACGAAGGCGTCTCTCTTGCCATCATAATAAGTGTTGGAAACGACCTAACTTGGCCTTTGACTAAAGACGAGCCCGTCGTCAAGCTCGATTCTCTCAACTATCTTTTCTCCTTGCCCATGACTGATGTTGAACCTCCTCTAAGCTACGGCGTGTCGTTTCCTGACCAGCACCGCGGCTCTCTGGCAACTCTGGATTCTTTGTTGAAGCAGAATTCGTGCTTTTCAGACTCAACCACGGCTCAACCTCAAAGTAAAGGTGTTGACTGGAAAGAGTTTGCTCCCAGAGTTGAAAACTACAACAACTTTTTGGCTAAAGCAATTGCAGGAGGGACTGGTCATATTGTGAAAGGGATTTTTATGTTGACCGATGCTTATGCCAATCAG gtaCTAAAGGGAGGGGAAATGATGCAAGCTTATAATGGGGTTGAGGTGAAAAGCTCTGCcacaaagaaagaaagagacaACATCAACAATAGTGGCTTGAAACG CGTGAAAAAGATGTCAAAGATGACAGACCAGTTAAGCAAAACAATGCTCGATGGAGTTGGTATAGCCACGGGAGCGGTGATGGCACCCATGTTCAAATCTCAAGCAGGGGAAAAACTCTTTGCCACGGGTCCGGGACAGGTCCTTCTGGCTTCACTTGATGCAGTTA ATAAGGTGTTAGATGCAGTTGAAGTAGCAGAAAAGCAAGCTCTTTCGGCCACTTCCAGTGCTGCGACAAGAGAGGTCAAGAAGAG GTACGGAGATGAGGCAGGGGAAACTACTGCGGATGCTTTTGCAACTGTTGGTCATATAGGAAATACTGCCTGGAATATCTTCAAAATAAGAAAAGCCCTTAATCCAGCTTCATCTGTCTCCACTGGAGTGTTGAAGAATGCTGCAAAAAATAAGACCAACAATTAG
- the LOC133797114 gene encoding cytochrome B5-like protein, with translation MWISVVAVLVAVFLGAFILFSRESKSGRRKDDQPIAKHNKGAKVYSKAEISLHNKRTDCWIIIKDKVYDVTSYVEEHPGGDAILAHAGDDSTEGFYGPQHATRVFDMIDDFYIGNLEV, from the exons ATGTGGATATCTGTAGTAGCAGTGCTTGTGGCTGTCTTTTTAGGAGCTTTTATTTTGTTCTCTCGAGAGTCAAAATCTG GTCGTAGGAAAGATGATCAGCCAATTGCTAAACATAACAAG GGAGCCAAAGTCTACAGCAAAGCTGAAATCTCTTTGCATAATAAAAGAACAGATTGTTGGATCATTATCAAAGACAAG GTGTATGATGTTACTTCGTATGTAGAAGAACACCCTGGTGGTGATGCCATTCTTGCACACGCTGGTGATGATTCAACTGAAGGCTTTTATGG GCCGCAGCATGCAACTCGAGTTTTCGACATGATTGACGACTTTTACATAGGAAATTTGGAGGTGTAA
- the LOC133797115 gene encoding uncharacterized protein LOC133797115 isoform X1, translating to MSAMDPIDSLLFYLSGAFCSPLAVFVQIQGCLICLILALGWACAAYVRNREIKRLKDSMQAGNSFAFLCHDINELDHFSQIKLPSVTVVMPLKGFGEHNLHNWRSQITSLYGGPLEFLFIVESTDDPAYHAVSRLIEDYKDEVDAKIVVAGHSTTCSQKIHNQLVGVERMHKDSKYVLFLDDDVRLHPGSIGALTAEMVKNPEIFIQTGYPLDLPSGSLGSYCIYEYHMPCSMGFATGGKTFFLWGGCMMMHADDFRQDRCGVVSGLRDGGYSDDMTLAAIAGAHKRLITSPPVAVFPHPLASDLSFARYWNYLRKQTFVLESYTSSVNWIMNRALFTTHCYLSWGFVMPYIMSTIHITAALRIYIKGYTFDEAGITSGGLGLVAILATCTLIELLSMWNLTRIEVQLCNILSPEAPRLSLASYNWGLVFIAMVVDNFLYPISAFRSHFTQSINWSGIRYHLKNGKISKIERSKDSGPKYTDLGGKHLYGKKGAETKVSFISSLARSLAQWHQPKKFDS from the exons ATGTCTGCCATGGATCCTATTGATTCGTTACTGTTCTACCTCTCCGGAGCATTTTGTAGTCCTCTTGCTGTTTTCGTCCAGATCCAG GGGTGTTTAATCTGCTTAATTCTTGCTCTAGGATGGGCTTGTGCTGCTTATGTCAG GAATAGAGAGATCAAGCGATTGAAGGATAGTATGCAAGCTGGGAATAGCTTTGCATTTCTTTGTCACGATATTAATGAACTTGACCACTTTAGTCAGATCAAGCTACCTAGTGTGACAGTTGTTATGCCTTTGAAGGGGTTTGGGGAACACAATTTACATAACTGGAGAAGTCAG ATTACGTCTCTCTATGGTGGTCCTCTGGAATTTCTTTTCATTGTGGAAAGTACAGACGACCCTGCTTACCATGCTGTATCTCGATTAATAGAAGATTATAAG GATGAAGTTGATGCAAAAATTGTTGTAGCTGGTCATTCAACAACCTGTAGTCAGAAAATTCACAACCAGTTG GTTGGAGTAGAGAGAATGCATAAAGACAGCAAGTACGTGTTGTTTTTGGATGACGATGTTAGGCTTCATCCTGGATCAATTGGAGCCCTGACTGCTGAGATGGTAAAAAATCCTGAG ATATTCATTCAAACTGGCTACCCTCTTGATTTACCTTCAGGAAGTTTAGGAAGTTACTGCATATACGAGTATCATATG CCTTGTTCGATGGGCTTTGCTACTGGCGGGAAGACCTTCTTTTTATGGGGAGGGTGCATGATG ATGCATGCTGACGACTTTAGACAAGATCGCTGTGGTGTGGTTTCAGGACTTAGAGATGGTGGTTATTCTGACGATATGACTCTGGCTGCCATAGCTG GGGCCCATAAGAGGCTCATCACATCACCTCCAGTTGCTGTTTTCCCTCATCCCCTTGCTAGTGATCTTAGTTTTGCAAG GTACTGGAATTATTTGAGAAAGCAAACGTTTGTATTGGAATCATACACGTCAAGTGTTAATTGGATTATGAATCGGGCTCTGTTTACGACCCACTGCTATCTTTCTTGGGGTTTTGTAATGCCATATATAATGTCCACGATTCACATCACAGCAGCATTACGTATCTACATTAAAGGTTATACATTTGACGAAGCTGGCATTACCTCTGGCG GGCTGGGGCTGGTAGCTATTCTAGCTACATGCACCCTTATAGAGCTTCTATCAATGTGGAACTTGACTAGGATTGAAGTTCAACTATGCAACATATTATCTCCCGAGGCACCCCGACTCTCGCTTGCTTCTTACAATTGGGGCCTT GTCTTCATTGCTATGGTGGTGGATAACTTTTTATACCCAATCTCTGCATTCCGTTCTCATTTCACCCAGTCAATCAATTGGTCCGGTATACGGTACCACTTAAAAAATGGGAAGATAAGCAAG ATTGAAAGAAGCAAAGATAGTGGTCCAAAATATACAGATTTGGGAGGTAAGCATTTATATGGGAAGAAAGGAGCCGAAACAAAAGTGTCGTTCATCAGTTCTTTGGCCAGAAGTTTGGCACAATGGCATCAGCCAAAGAAGTTCGATAGCTAG
- the LOC133797115 gene encoding uncharacterized protein LOC133797115 isoform X2, with product MSAMDPIDSLLFYLSGAFCSPLAVFVQIQGCLICLILALGWACAAYVRNREIKRLKDSMQAGNSFAFLCHDINELDHFSQIKLPSVTVVMPLKGFGEHNLHNWRSQITSLYGGPLEFLFIVESTDDPAYHAVSRLIEDYKDEVDAKIVVAGHSTTCSQKIHNQLVGVERMHKDSKYVLFLDDDVRLHPGSIGALTAEMVKNPEIFIQTGYPLDLPSGSLGSYCIYEYHMPCSMGFATGGKTFFLWGGCMMMHADDFRQDRCGVVSGLRDGGYSDDMTLAAIAGNMLISLFSQFLQGPIRGSSHHLQLLFSLIPLLVILVLQGTGII from the exons ATGTCTGCCATGGATCCTATTGATTCGTTACTGTTCTACCTCTCCGGAGCATTTTGTAGTCCTCTTGCTGTTTTCGTCCAGATCCAG GGGTGTTTAATCTGCTTAATTCTTGCTCTAGGATGGGCTTGTGCTGCTTATGTCAG GAATAGAGAGATCAAGCGATTGAAGGATAGTATGCAAGCTGGGAATAGCTTTGCATTTCTTTGTCACGATATTAATGAACTTGACCACTTTAGTCAGATCAAGCTACCTAGTGTGACAGTTGTTATGCCTTTGAAGGGGTTTGGGGAACACAATTTACATAACTGGAGAAGTCAG ATTACGTCTCTCTATGGTGGTCCTCTGGAATTTCTTTTCATTGTGGAAAGTACAGACGACCCTGCTTACCATGCTGTATCTCGATTAATAGAAGATTATAAG GATGAAGTTGATGCAAAAATTGTTGTAGCTGGTCATTCAACAACCTGTAGTCAGAAAATTCACAACCAGTTG GTTGGAGTAGAGAGAATGCATAAAGACAGCAAGTACGTGTTGTTTTTGGATGACGATGTTAGGCTTCATCCTGGATCAATTGGAGCCCTGACTGCTGAGATGGTAAAAAATCCTGAG ATATTCATTCAAACTGGCTACCCTCTTGATTTACCTTCAGGAAGTTTAGGAAGTTACTGCATATACGAGTATCATATG CCTTGTTCGATGGGCTTTGCTACTGGCGGGAAGACCTTCTTTTTATGGGGAGGGTGCATGATG ATGCATGCTGACGACTTTAGACAAGATCGCTGTGGTGTGGTTTCAGGACTTAGAGATGGTGGTTATTCTGACGATATGACTCTGGCTGCCATAGCTGGTAATATGCTGATCAGTTTATTTTCACAATTCTTGCAG GGGCCCATAAGAGGCTCATCACATCACCTCCAGTTGCTGTTTTCCCTCATCCCCTTGCTAGTGATCTTAGTTTTGCAAG GTACTGGAATTATTTGA